One genomic window of Deinococcus ruber includes the following:
- a CDS encoding FG-GAP repeat domain-containing protein: MLKRSHLLLFPTLLLAACSAPGDVAANTPTPPTATTPASSRALGLFEITFSGGGSQPLSVTARPVGLHAQALTDQPAVSLTPLARADFDQGGRRNLQATMEVSNTSGTPLTNLTFLAVSTPNTIAGTPISTLQRFDGSGADPAIASQIKPSQPKSLEGAAPVVTQRVALFQAYPEAAVSAVSLPRPSGVSDIFPYGFVAAMPGTGARTLPAGSTTGQVTFSFDLPLQRTAQADPFNVSVMVAAYTDTLPAATQTPDELDTAGSAAAVARISALQAQFPNTPVLLNAIGCPVGGSPFARRIPAVRTAGPAGTPTAMLGAGGNLLSLLSLSPDPYTASSTFLPNSSSFTPTFDQALVDATGFTVRGLQSGQLTGGSGTARQGGRPLFAGEEVEQVLTSGLTGQTNGGHLCAPVVSRFRIKTQPEGAAGFGRLGTYGLRSVRATALGDMNGDGWIDAVTAADFDTYVSVQLSQAGQSFGPQVEYAVGGQPTSVAPGDVNGDGRPDIVAAIDSSSALAGAGSVSVLLGQADGTFAPQVEYAVGLHPTSVALGDVNGDGRLDTVTANAADNTVSVLLGQAGGTFAPQVAYAVGGAPSGVALGDLNGDGRLDIVTSNASSNTVSVLLGQAGGTFAAQAAYAVGGAPSGVALGDLNGDGRPDIVTSNASSNSNNVSVLLGQGGGTFAHQEIYAVGYKPSGVALGDVNGDGQLDIVAPNNIPPSAPGTTTYYSTASLLLGQGGGTFAPQVTYRIEARPTGVTLGDVNGDGRLDVVITASFMSVLIKN, encoded by the coding sequence ATGTTGAAGCGTTCTCACCTGCTGCTGTTCCCTACCCTCCTACTCGCGGCCTGCTCAGCACCTGGTGACGTCGCGGCGAACACACCGACACCCCCCACGGCCACCACACCTGCTTCCAGCCGCGCCTTGGGGTTGTTCGAGATCACCTTCAGCGGTGGGGGCAGCCAGCCGCTGAGCGTCACCGCCCGCCCGGTCGGTCTCCACGCTCAGGCACTGACCGACCAACCCGCTGTGTCGCTCACGCCCCTCGCCCGCGCCGACTTCGACCAGGGCGGTCGGCGCAACCTTCAGGCGACCATGGAGGTGAGCAATACCAGCGGCACACCCCTGACCAACCTCACCTTTCTGGCCGTCTCAACCCCGAATACCATCGCCGGAACGCCCATCAGCACCCTTCAGCGTTTCGACGGCTCAGGTGCCGATCCCGCCATCGCCAGCCAGATCAAGCCCAGCCAGCCGAAAAGTCTGGAGGGGGCTGCCCCGGTCGTAACGCAACGGGTCGCGCTCTTCCAGGCCTATCCCGAGGCCGCCGTCTCCGCCGTCAGCCTGCCGCGGCCCAGCGGGGTGAGCGACATCTTCCCGTACGGCTTCGTGGCGGCCATGCCCGGCACTGGTGCACGCACCCTGCCCGCCGGGAGCACCACCGGTCAGGTGACCTTCAGTTTCGATCTGCCGCTCCAGCGCACCGCCCAAGCCGACCCCTTCAACGTCTCGGTGATGGTCGCGGCCTACACCGACACTCTTCCCGCCGCGACCCAGACGCCGGACGAGCTTGACACCGCCGGCAGCGCCGCCGCCGTCGCCAGGATCAGTGCCCTTCAGGCACAGTTCCCGAATACCCCGGTGCTGCTCAACGCGATCGGCTGCCCTGTCGGTGGTTCGCCCTTTGCCAGGCGCATTCCTGCCGTGCGCACCGCCGGGCCAGCAGGCACACCGACCGCGATGCTGGGGGCTGGGGGCAACCTGCTCTCGCTGCTGAGCCTGTCGCCCGATCCGTACACGGCCTCATCGACCTTCCTGCCGAACAGCTCCAGCTTCACGCCAACCTTCGACCAAGCACTGGTGGACGCGACCGGCTTCACTGTCCGTGGCCTGCAGAGCGGACAGCTCACCGGCGGCAGCGGGACGGCTCGCCAGGGGGGGCGGCCGCTGTTTGCTGGTGAAGAAGTCGAGCAGGTGCTGACGTCAGGACTGACCGGCCAGACGAACGGCGGACACCTGTGCGCGCCGGTGGTCAGTCGATTCCGGATCAAGACCCAGCCGGAAGGCGCTGCGGGCTTCGGCCGCTTAGGAACCTATGGCCTTCGCAGCGTCCGAGCAACCGCGCTGGGAGACATGAATGGTGACGGGTGGATCGATGCGGTCACGGCAGCGGACTTCGACACCTACGTCTCGGTGCAGCTGAGTCAGGCGGGACAAAGCTTCGGTCCCCAGGTGGAATATGCAGTTGGGGGGCAACCCACCAGTGTTGCCCCGGGGGACGTGAACGGTGACGGACGCCCCGATATCGTGGCGGCGATTGACAGCAGCAGCGCTCTTGCGGGTGCTGGCTCGGTCTCGGTGCTGCTGGGTCAGGCGGACGGAACCTTCGCGCCCCAGGTGGAATATGCAGTTGGCCTCCACCCCACCAGTGTTGCCCTGGGAGACGTAAACGGCGACGGACGCCTCGATACCGTGACGGCGAACGCTGCTGACAACACCGTTTCTGTCCTACTGGGTCAGGCAGGCGGGACGTTCGCTCCCCAGGTGGCGTATGCGGTAGGGGGCGCTCCCAGTGGGGTTGCCCTGGGCGACCTGAACGGCGACGGACGCCTCGATATCGTGACTTCGAACGCTTCCAGCAACACCGTTTCTGTGCTGCTGGGTCAGGCGGGCGGGACATTCGCTGCTCAGGCGGCGTATGCGGTAGGGGGCGCTCCGAGTGGGGTTGCCCTGGGCGATCTGAACGGCGATGGACGGCCCGATATCGTGACTTCGAACGCTTCCAGCAACAGCAACAACGTTTCTGTGCTGCTGGGTCAGGGGGGCGGGACGTTCGCTCATCAGGAGATCTACGCGGTTGGGTATAAACCCAGTGGCGTCGCCCTAGGGGATGTCAACGGCGACGGACAGCTGGATATCGTCGCCCCGAACAACATTCCCCCCAGCGCCCCCGGTACGACGACATATTACAGCACGGCGTCGCTGCTGCTGGGTCAGGGGGGCGGGACGTTCGCTCCCCAGGTGACCTACAGGATTGAGGCCCGTCCTACGGGTGTCACGCTCGGGGACGTGAATGGCGATGGTCGGCTTGATGTGGTCATCACGGCCAGTTTCATGAGTGTCCTGATCAAAAACTGA
- a CDS encoding IS630 family transposase, whose amino-acid sequence METGPVCRRQSARSRRRTAASSVARYLKKGALDGKLSLKYLDQSGFSLMLSVVSTWFKRGSGQQFRIPTRWGSQGRLNLIGTYTLHGTHPHLAVRALEGSCTQTQVIAYLDTLAEQCEPSRLTVIVLDNATFHRGKAIQEKQLAWEAQGLYLRYLPPYAPFLNLIEGVWKQLKGFLMPRRAYNSLAELETALKLALNAFGAEFI is encoded by the coding sequence TTGGAAACGGGCCCGGTATGCCGCAGGCAAAGCGCTCGATCCAGACGTCGAACAGCAGCATCGAGCGTCGCTCGATACCTTAAAAAAGGGGCGCTGGACGGCAAATTGAGCCTCAAGTACCTCGACCAATCTGGATTTTCACTGATGTTGTCCGTGGTGTCGACCTGGTTCAAGCGAGGCTCGGGGCAGCAATTCCGTATTCCCACGCGCTGGGGATCTCAGGGACGGCTCAACCTGATTGGCACCTACACGCTTCACGGCACACACCCGCATCTGGCTGTCCGCGCGTTGGAGGGGAGTTGTACCCAGACGCAGGTCATCGCGTATCTGGACACGTTGGCCGAGCAGTGTGAGCCGTCCCGGCTCACCGTCATCGTGCTGGACAATGCCACCTTCCATCGAGGAAAAGCTATCCAGGAGAAGCAACTCGCCTGGGAAGCCCAGGGCCTGTATCTGCGATACCTTCCCCCGTATGCTCCCTTTCTGAATCTCATAGAAGGGGTTTGGAAGCAGCTCAAAGGCTTCCTTATGCCGCGCCGCGCCTACAACTCGCTGGCCGAATTGGAAACGGCCTTGAAGCTCGCTTTGAACGCGTTCGGCGCTGAATTCATCTAA
- a CDS encoding helix-turn-helix domain-containing protein produces the protein MGRPSRQLVIDDEVALQLQALELGTGVHPKVRLRASILRLHREGWSAPRLAQYFARTEQSIHNDLNRFEQHGLRGITDAPRLGRPVKLQAIQEALLIAKIDEDRVWTASQLAEVLEAEFGLHVTPQTVRQHLSSLGYRWKRARYAAGKALDPDVEQQHRASLDTLKKGRWTAN, from the coding sequence ATGGGACGACCAAGCCGCCAGCTCGTGATTGATGACGAAGTTGCGCTCCAGCTTCAAGCGCTAGAACTCGGCACCGGTGTCCATCCGAAAGTACGCCTGCGGGCCAGTATTCTTCGCTTGCATCGCGAGGGATGGTCAGCCCCGCGCCTAGCGCAATATTTCGCTCGGACGGAACAAAGCATCCACAATGATCTGAACCGCTTCGAGCAGCACGGCCTGCGGGGGATCACGGATGCCCCGCGTCTTGGACGCCCTGTCAAGCTGCAGGCGATCCAAGAAGCCCTCCTCATCGCGAAAATTGACGAAGACCGCGTGTGGACGGCCAGTCAGTTAGCTGAAGTGCTGGAGGCCGAATTCGGCCTCCACGTCACACCGCAGACCGTGCGGCAGCATCTTTCGTCGTTAGGGTACCGTTGGAAACGGGCCCGGTATGCCGCAGGCAAAGCGCTCGATCCAGACGTCGAACAGCAGCATCGAGCGTCGCTCGATACCTTAAAAAAGGGGCGCTGGACGGCAAATTGA
- a CDS encoding GNAT family N-acetyltransferase, with amino-acid sequence MMEHDVMLSDGTYALRPLTEGNIPNLMALAACNVHEYIHMGVAPTAEVTYLSPLRSADQMPFVQLIHGELAGCTRYLEIRPVQRSLEIGGTWLAPSFMRTGANRTFKRLLLEHAFEVMSMSWVEFKTDIRTLRSQAAIAALGAAREGVLRKDRYRLDGTARDTVVYSIIDDEWASVKARLTQIS; translated from the coding sequence ATGATGGAACACGACGTGATGCTATCCGATGGCACCTACGCTCTCCGTCCTCTAACAGAAGGGAATATTCCCAACCTCATGGCTCTCGCAGCCTGCAACGTTCACGAATACATCCATATGGGCGTCGCACCCACAGCCGAAGTGACGTATCTCTCCCCGTTGCGTTCTGCCGATCAGATGCCATTCGTGCAGCTCATTCACGGTGAGTTGGCAGGCTGTACGCGCTACCTGGAGATCCGTCCTGTTCAACGCAGCCTGGAAATCGGTGGCACTTGGCTCGCTCCGTCCTTCATGCGGACGGGGGCGAACCGAACCTTCAAACGTCTGCTGTTAGAACACGCCTTTGAGGTGATGAGCATGTCTTGGGTGGAGTTCAAAACCGATATCCGCACTCTCCGTTCACAGGCGGCCATTGCTGCGCTTGGTGCCGCGCGAGAAGGGGTGTTGAGAAAGGATCGTTATCGGCTTGATGGGACAGCACGAGACACGGTGGTATACAGCATCATTGACGACGAATGGGCGTCAGTGAAGGCTCGTTTGACGCAGATATCCTAG
- a CDS encoding LysR family transcriptional regulator — MAINPDHLLTFIRVARLGNLSTAAGELHLTQPAVSNQIKLLTQAVGEPLLTRHRYGVRLTPAGEGLLPYAVATSRALEGARQYAADLHGLNLGTLNIAASSTIAATILPGVLATYHDRFPNVTLHVQQGNTQDVMNLLLAQKCELALIEGPVSGLPLDLKQQVFRRDTLRLVVAPGHPFAVRTSLSPDDLINLGVVWREPGSGTREVAKAVLEQAGIQTREVLTLTGTEAVKEAVMTGLGVSFLSELSIRRDVEAGRLVCPALDMPGLERDLSIVSADEDLLSRAVRVFLTSLVS, encoded by the coding sequence ATGGCGATCAATCCCGACCACCTGCTGACCTTTATTCGCGTCGCCCGTCTGGGCAACCTCAGTACCGCTGCTGGAGAACTCCACCTGACCCAGCCCGCCGTATCCAACCAGATCAAGCTGCTCACCCAAGCGGTCGGCGAGCCGCTGCTGACCCGGCACCGCTACGGTGTCCGGCTCACGCCCGCCGGCGAAGGGCTACTGCCTTACGCGGTCGCCACCTCACGGGCGCTGGAGGGAGCCCGGCAGTACGCCGCCGATCTGCACGGGCTGAACCTCGGCACGCTGAACATCGCGGCCAGCAGCACCATCGCAGCCACCATCCTGCCGGGCGTGCTGGCCACGTACCACGACCGCTTCCCGAACGTCACACTCCACGTCCAGCAGGGCAACACCCAGGACGTGATGAACCTGCTGCTGGCGCAGAAGTGCGAACTGGCGCTCATCGAAGGTCCGGTCAGTGGCCTGCCCCTCGACCTGAAGCAGCAGGTGTTCCGGCGCGACACGCTGCGCCTCGTGGTGGCCCCTGGCCACCCGTTCGCGGTCCGAACGTCGCTGAGTCCAGACGATCTGATCAACCTGGGCGTGGTCTGGCGTGAGCCGGGTTCAGGAACGCGGGAAGTGGCGAAGGCCGTGCTGGAGCAGGCGGGCATCCAGACGCGAGAAGTCCTGACCTTGACTGGAACCGAAGCGGTAAAGGAAGCGGTCATGACGGGCCTTGGCGTTTCCTTTCTCTCGGAATTGAGTATCCGGCGCGATGTGGAGGCTGGACGTCTGGTCTGCCCGGCCCTGGATATGCCCGGACTGGAACGCGACCTGAGCATCGTGAGTGCTGACGAGGATCTGCTGTCCCGGGCCGTCCGGGTCTTCCTCACGTCTCTCGTCTCTTGA
- a CDS encoding TDT family transporter: protein MTTSHPSAHRPPNRLAAPAEVIRGFTPNWFTACMGTGIVSLMLPKLPLPGTAAIGEGLWVLNMVLFALFSLMSVARVVLYPADSRATLHHPVQSMFLGAIPMGLATIVNGFITFGVPHWGEGAAILARDLWAFDAVLSAAVGLFVPYLMFTRQDHALDKMTAVWLLPVVASEVAAASAGLIAPHLDVANAETLLYSGYVLFALSVPLALMIITVLVLRLAQHKLPGAELGVTMFLPLGPLGTGALALLQLGEAAPRVLQAQGLSELAPVAVGLGLVGGVMLWGFGAWWLALATLTTLRFLKQGLPFNLGWWGFTFPLGVYTAATFGLATLTHMAFFTGLGHGLVVALAVLWLLVTTRTIHGAWHGHLFQTSAPSKETGLPRT from the coding sequence ATGACCACCTCTCACCCGTCCGCTCACCGCCCGCCCAACCGGCTGGCAGCCCCTGCCGAGGTGATCCGGGGCTTCACGCCCAACTGGTTCACCGCCTGTATGGGCACCGGCATCGTGTCACTGATGCTGCCCAAGCTGCCATTGCCCGGCACGGCGGCGATCGGGGAGGGGCTGTGGGTGCTCAACATGGTGCTGTTCGCGCTGTTCAGCCTGATGTCAGTGGCCCGTGTGGTGCTGTACCCGGCCGACAGCCGTGCCACGCTGCACCATCCGGTCCAGAGCATGTTCCTGGGAGCGATCCCGATGGGGCTGGCGACCATCGTCAACGGCTTCATCACCTTCGGCGTGCCGCACTGGGGCGAAGGCGCGGCGATCCTGGCCCGTGACCTCTGGGCCTTCGACGCGGTGCTCTCGGCGGCAGTCGGCCTGTTCGTGCCGTATCTGATGTTCACCCGCCAGGATCACGCGCTGGATAAGATGACGGCCGTCTGGCTGCTGCCGGTCGTCGCCTCGGAAGTGGCCGCCGCCAGTGCCGGCCTGATCGCGCCGCACCTGGACGTGGCGAACGCCGAGACGCTTCTCTACTCCGGCTACGTCCTGTTCGCCCTCTCGGTGCCACTCGCGCTGATGATCATCACCGTCCTGGTGCTGCGTCTCGCGCAGCACAAACTTCCAGGAGCCGAGCTGGGCGTGACCATGTTCCTGCCACTGGGGCCGCTGGGAACCGGTGCGCTGGCCCTGCTGCAACTTGGTGAGGCCGCCCCCCGCGTGCTTCAGGCGCAGGGTCTGAGCGAACTCGCTCCGGTGGCGGTGGGCCTGGGGCTGGTCGGTGGCGTGATGCTCTGGGGCTTCGGTGCGTGGTGGCTGGCGCTGGCGACCCTGACCACCCTCCGCTTCCTGAAGCAGGGCCTGCCGTTCAATCTCGGCTGGTGGGGCTTCACCTTCCCGCTGGGCGTGTACACCGCCGCCACCTTCGGCCTCGCCACCCTGACGCACATGGCCTTCTTCACGGGCCTCGGACATGGGCTGGTCGTCGCCCTGGCCGTCCTCTGGCTGCTGGTGACCACCCGCACCATCCACGGCGCCTGGCACGGCCACCTGTTCCAAACGTCGGCGCCTTCGAAAGAAACTGGCCTGCCCCGCACCTGA